In Elephas maximus indicus isolate mEleMax1 chromosome 7, mEleMax1 primary haplotype, whole genome shotgun sequence, the following proteins share a genomic window:
- the LOC126079571 gene encoding olfactory receptor 480-like — protein sequence MATGNYTTVTEFIILGLTEDPTVCVILFVVFLGVYVVTVMGNISIITLIRGSPQLHTPMYLFLCHLAFVDMGYSSSVTPVMLIGFLREETSLPIAGCVAQLYSVGMFGTTESFLLASMAYDRYVAICSPLLYSTHMSPRLCIFLVAISYLGGCVNSWIFTGCLLSLSFCGPNKVNHFFCDYSPLLKLSCSHDFTSDLIPAISSGSIIVVTVFVIAISYVCILITILKMHSTEGRHKAFITCTSHLTAVTLFFGTITFIYVMPKSSYSTDQNKVVSVFYMVVIPMLNPLIYSLRNKDVKEAMRKLMTRTNWWS from the coding sequence ATGGCCACTGGAAACTACACAACTGTGACAGAGTTCATTATTTTGGGGTTAACAGAGGATCCTACAGTTTGTGTCATTTTATTTGTTGTGTTTTTAGGGGTCTACGTTGTCACTGTAATGGGCAACATCAGCATTATCACGTTAATCAGAGGCAGCCCTCAGCTCCATACCCCAATGTACCTTTTTCTCTGCCATTTGGCCTTTGTAGACATGGGGTACTCCTCATCAGTCACTCCTGTCATGCTCATAGGCTTCTTAAGGGAGGAAACTTCTCTCCCTATTGCTGGCTGTGTAGCTCAACTCTATTCTGTGGGCATGTTTGGGACAACTGAATCCTTTCTGCTGGCTTccatggcctatgatcgctatgtggccatctgttcaCCCCTGCTCTATTCCACCCACATGTCGCCTAGACTCTGTATTTTCTTAGTGGCCATATCCTACCTAGGTGGGTGTGTGAATAGTTGGATATTTACTGGCTGCTTACTAAGTTTGTCCTTCTGTGGGCCAAATAAAGTCAATCACTTTTTCTGTGACTATTCACCACTTTTGAAGCTTTCTTGTTCTCATGATTTTACTTCTGACCTCATTCCAGCCATCTCTTCTGGCTCCATCATTGTGGTCACAGTGTTTGTCATAGCGATCTCCTATGTCTGCATCCTCATTACCATCCTGAAGATGCACTCCACTGAGGGTCGCCACAAGGCCTTCATCACCTGCACCTCCCACCTCACTGCAGTCACTCTGTTCTTTGGAACCATTACATTCATTTATGTGATGCCCAAGTCTAGCTACTCAACTGACCAGAACAAGGTGGTATCTGTGTTCTACATGGTGGTaatccccatgctgaaccccctTATTTATAGTCTGAGGAATAAGGACGTTAAAGAGGCCATGAGAAAACTGATGACTAGAACAAACTGGTGGTCCTGA